The Papaver somniferum cultivar HN1 chromosome 6, ASM357369v1, whole genome shotgun sequence genome segment TACGAACAATTACTGCTAATGCCTTTCCATAGAAATCTTTATGTCCTTCTTTCTGGACATGACCTGACAATGAAGGAAAATTCTCACCGTCTAGTGAGATATTAGATTCCTCATGTTTTGAAACTTCGTTATTAGGGTTTAGATATTCCCAAAACTTGTTCCAAACGCCACCCTGCTTGCCTGATGGAATGCAGATGAAACTTTTCTTAGAAGATGAAGGTGATATCTCATCGATTCTCAAGAAATATCCTGAGGAATTTTCCAACTAGTGAATCTGTATGACAGACTCATTGAATCTTTTAGACCAAAGTTTTCCCACTTCAAACTCCCCTTCATAAGCCATCATTAAAATTGAAGAAAACCATGGCAAAGCCAGTCTGAGAAGGTTTATCTTCGTGAAGCTCTTTTTGAAAAGAAGtccaaaagaaggaaaaagatttAGATAGAAGAACCAAATGAGTGATCTGATTAACTTTCatgataaataaaaaataaaaaataaaaacatcgaCGAAAAACCCTACTAATCAATAAATCTCGGCCCCAAGGGGAAGGATCATGGATCCGTCCTTGGACGGCGGAGAAGTTTAATTAGCACACTGTTGCACTGAAACAATCATCAAAGATTGTAACGAGCAAGAGGATGGGTTTTTGGAAGGAATCACAATTTTttcttaggagagagaaagagccACGATGCAGAGATGAATACCTTATAAAGATTGTTCTCACGTGGTTAAATTATGGTTCATCAACATCTAAGATTTTCACTAGATCTTCTTCTGTTCTAAACTCAAAATCACTACACATCCTAACTCGGAGGTTaatttgataaaagatagaataatTCACTCAGCCGATCCAACTGATTCTCCAACACGCACATGGTTGATAGTTTATAAAGAGGTAAACTACTTTTGAGGCTTTTCACAGAATCGGTAATATTGGTGAGCTTTGCTCATTTTTCATCCATATGTATTAGTTTGTTTAACATAATCGTTTTTctttacaagaaaaaataaaaataaaaattcaaactaaaagggaaaatttttAGTCCGGTGGGAGGTCaatcttttttcttttagtcataagGGAGAAAAGTTGTTGGACTCGGAAGCAGAGTCTTTGGACTGTCAGGTGACCGTGATTCCACCGGATGAACGGACATTAATAGGTCTAAGAGTAGGAACATCATAATGATTGTGTGGGTTTATCCAGCGATCTATCTTTTATTCTGGTTTAATATCCAAGGCCTAGCACATATCCAGACAGACTACTGTGTAAGTTTTAATGATGGTCCAGTTAACACGTGCACACCTGAAAGTTACCCAAAATGATATCTCATTTGCATATGATTGCTCCCAACGACAATTATACCACCTATTTCTTTGGACCACTAATTGGTTCAACCAGTAGGTATTTCAGTCAGTGCAGCTATATCCTATAGCTAGTGAGCTATATATAGTCTATTGGTAGGTAGTTCAAATCTAACCAGCTCATCAACCACTATGACCAAGTCTTCCAAAATCCTTTTTGTTTTACTGGAAAATTGTAGTATTGAGATCCCAAATGAGTTGATTAAATTAACAAAACCAGCCTCTAAGCTAAGTCTTTTCCCATCTAAATTTTTGAAATTAAACTATTATTCTTTACTTAAAGTTGTCTCCTTAAAGAAACCCTTTACCCAAAAGATAACCGGAAAAAGAGAAtgaatctcttttttctttttaaagccaAAAGAGGAGAAATTAAAGAAAGGAAATAGTGAGATTCACTCCAGAGAAACAAATAATTTAGCACTTGGCAAAAGGTCTAGTTTCGACTATATAGATTAAAACTTGCGTATGTTATAACACTTTTCTTAAAACGGATGTAATATTTTGGaggaaaaacaaaaattagtaaAAGTTTGTGAAAACATGCATGGATACACTTTTAAAATAGTTAAAAACATTATTACTATTTACttagttcaaaattttgaatCAACTCAATTACAATTTCATTCTTAATATCTTCTAAAATCTCATCACCAATTTCAACACCAATACTCTCTCTAATTTGTGCTTGTGGTGTTTCCTTccaatattcttcttcttcttcttctcttttggaTAAATCTGACTTTACAAGTTGAGTTATATTTGTCAAGTTTCCTGCTTGTTTACCCCATAAACATATCTTTTCACTAATAATCTTCCCGATATCTTCACTTCCTAGTAACACCCTCTCATGACCACAGTGAACCCTGACACTGTCACTAGTACTCACAATTTTACCACCTTGGTTGGAGTAATTTTCAACTGTTTCTCTCACACAATCAAATAAAAGTTGTTTGGTTTGCTCTAGTACTCTTTTTGTCTTCAAAcagtttgatgatgatgatgatgatgaaccctGTTTCTCTGTCAATGTATGTACAAGTGATTCCCATAATGAAGCTGAAAATATTGATTCATCAGTAATGACTGATTTTTTCTCTTGGCGAATGAAATTTGATTTGATCTTCTTTTTACGACTTGTTGTTCTTGGACTTGGTTGAACTGAAACAGTGGTCATGTTAATTCCATATCAAAATGACGAAACTCGTCACAACCATAGAAATGAATTTAACAAAGTGAGTGCAAAAAATTCCTTTGGCATACCTTCATCAAAGAGTATTTCTTCAAGAACTGAAACAGGGCTATGCTGTTTAGTCTCATCCATGCATCCCCATTGATTTACTCTTCTTACAGGAATCTGTTAATCAAAGCTTGTCGAGCTCAAAACATAATTTACCAatgaaaaaaacaaccaaaaactGAATTGTAAAGAGTAGAAGTTAATTTCTTACTTCATTTTGTGCTTGTTGTGTTAAATTGTGTTTGTAATTGTCAGCAGATGAGGTCAAGGCAGAAACAGAATTCACTTGGTACAACAATTCAGCTGACAATTCTTCGGTATCCGCCTCCGAGGATGATTCGAACAAAGTCATACTACTAGCCGATGAGAATCTATTATCCATATCCACATTACTTCTACTATTATAATTCACCGGTGCCGCTTTTCGGTTGTCATGATGATGATAAACAGAAGTAATCAGCTTGTTAAGTACAGATCTCAAGACCTTTGATGGATagtgtttgtttttcttctttcttcttctattaGACAATTCATAATCAGACAACCTTTTCAAGTCTTTACTTGAATTCCCTCCTTTGGAATTGCCACTACTTGTCTTAGAATACCCTCTTTCAGAAAGGTACACATGAAGAACAAAaggttcttgttcttcttcaagaAGTTCACTCAATCTTTTAACCTGGTTTGTCTTAGGCAACATAGAGGAGGAAGAAGCCATTAGAAGATGTACAAAATTCAAGAACTTGAAATGATGATGGTATTAGAAGTAGGGTTGATTAAGATAGTGGggataagaaagaaagaaaaagagagaaagagagatagagagaggTGGATGAGGAGATAAATAGAGTAGAGCATGTCACCATTGAGTCCAGGCATATCACTCTTTAAAAAAaatgatagaagaagaagaagacattgcaGTAGTTAAGATTGTTTGGAGCTGTTTGGCAGGAAAGTTGGGGCATGTCTTTCCCCAATGGTCCAGTAGTCCTTGGGGGGGTTGTATTCTAGTGGGAAGAGGAGGGACCCTGCTACAGCAAAGTTGAGAAGATTGCAGAAGGCAAATTGAATGTCAAGATTGTTGCATATCATgttatttgtttggttttggaGTGGTCAGCCCAAATGAGTTAtatctttttttgtgtttttgtaaaaTTCAATGGGTATGGGGCTGTGGCTGTGGCCCTTCCAGCAATCTTCCAAAATTTTCAAGCAGTTTTAGAGATCAATCATGATTCATTGACACGTAAAATTGTTCGGACGAGCGGAAACCGCTACTGATAACATTACTGTTGGTCATATTTTTAGTGTGTTTAACATTTTTTTGTATGGTCTGCCAGGATATGCAGAATGTATTCATGCCAGTAGGTCCGAATGTTGTTTGATTACTTGCTTTTCATTTTAAGTAAGGTAGTTGTGGGACGTGGTCCTCTAATTGACCAGTGTTAATGCTAATACTAGTATGCAGCATTCACTTTATTTCTCTGTTCCATTGTTTTATATATTGTGTGGTTGTAGTATTTGTGAAGCTACCCTACTCTGAATTTGGGGGATCCCATACTGCAACAAGTAGCAATAGTGATTTAATGGTATTGCAAGATGAATAATGGATGTAGCTAGTCACCGGTCACTACAACGTTTACCAGCAGGTCAGGGAAAAGATCAGGCTCGATGACCGGGAGAAGCAAAATGAAAGACTGACTAGCTGATGCAGATTTCACAAAATGGCCTGTAAATTTTATGCATAAAATTTGCGGCcagacataaaaaaaaataaaaatgtgcaatgaattttttaatttttgccaGCGAGTTTGGTTCTGCTTGAGCTTTTTGTGAGAGTCAGCAGAAAAAGCCAGCAACTAATTTCCAACCTGCACCTAATTCAAATGTTGTTTATTAGCAAACCAAAATTCCTTAAAGTACAGATTCTCCAGACTGTTCAAAATCTAATAAGATATTTAGAGTTTACGTCTAATTAGATTTAGTAGTACTATTAGTCTGGAAAGAGATGATTAGTAAACATGAGCATGTTAGAAATACAAAAAAACTCCTTAAATCTGGGTATGATTAGTATGAAAGAATGTCTGTCACTCTGTATTGATTCTTCTAACTGGAATATGACTCCTTTGTTGTTGTCATTTATTCCTTCTCTAGTAAAAGTTTTCTTTATGTTTTTAGTCTTTCTGCTTTACAAAGACATAACGAACTGCGTCCAATTCTGTGCACACTCACATGACACGTCAATCTCGTTCGTTTGATGATTCTAATGAACCGGGAATTGACATATTTTATGCACAATAAGCTGTTCTAACGGCCTTTAGTTGAAGTGTGTTTAGCAGTTTATACATTCCAGGAAGCTTCAAACAGACTACATAGGTACATTGATCAGTGAAAACCAACTACAGCTTTTACTGAGGCAGTTAAAATATCTGTTTAAAGAAATGGGACAGCTTTTACTGGAATCCTATGACCATTGCAACAGGGAAGTGTACATCTAAACAAGAGGAGATGCATCCAAATCACAGTGGAGCTGACAGTCATAAATACATTAAAACAGCGTTGAATAACTGTATTCAAACATTGTAGGGTCTGAAGAGGATAATTACTCTTGATGCTGCAATACATAATCAACACAGAACAACAACCATACATAGAATCCTAAGTCTTACATTGCCAACAAGGAGATGGAAGCCATTTGATTCATTTTCAATGTCCAAGAGGTTTGAGTATTGAAATTAACTTGGGGCTCTTAAGTTCTCGATTCTAGACTTCAGCTCGTTGTTGAAAGATCTGAATGAGACCTGCCTATGAGAAAAGGCCTTACTGAACTGTGTGATCTCTTCTTctagtttttttcttctctgtgtTTCTGTGTTCAAATCCTTTGAAATTTTTTCGTATTGGTCATGAACAATATCAAGCTTCTTGTCAGATATTGTGAGTTTCTGGCACAGagaagttttttcttctttcagaATGTTGCATTCTTTTTCCAAATTACAAAACCTTTCCTTGCAGTCCTCAAGAAGTTGGTGGTTGAGCTTGAATTTGCTTTCCAATATATGATAACTCTCCTTAATCGAATCAAGTTCGTTGCTTATTCCCTCTTTCCTTGCATCTTCCAAAGCCGATTCCTTCAGTACATACAATAAATGAAACTCAAAACATAATCTTGTCTACTTCTTAAAAAGCAAGTCACACAAAGGTAGTCTCAGTCTCCCTGACTATGCTATGGTTATGGGGTCTAGAGGCAGGCGAGAAGTAAGATGAAAAATTGACACCACAGATAACTGCAAGCGAAACCATTCTAAATATGCATAATAATAAACCACAAAgaaaccaaataacaaaaatgtcTAAACAAAGTAGGAGCTTAATAATTTCAAACAACATATACATTGTTTTGTTCACAGTATGTATAGAACTGTTACATACAAATTTTCCCCGCTATAATaagtatgaatttttttttccttaaattcgACCTAGAACTCTAGTGTGATCATGGTAAGCTAAAGGTATGAAGAAAACTATGATATTATGCACCATCTTTTTACATATTTACTATTAGACAGTGACAGGTTTAAGCAAGTCTAGGAAGAAACAAGGTAAAaagaaatcctaatatgataacGGCGACTACAACGATGAAATAATGGCATCTTGATAGTTGAGGCGAAGCAGCTACCTTTTGTTCGCTGGAGGTTATTGTCTGTGATGCAACCAAACTTGAGATTGTTTCATTTAACCTCTCAAAGATCACCTTGCCTTGTTCTTGAACCAGAGAATTCTCACTTATTGATACATTATGACCATCTGCAGCAATGAAGAACTGGGTCTCCAAACTTGAAAAAAGTTGGACACCAATCTCGCTTGTGGTAGAGAGCAATTTTGAAGTCAAAGATTTTTCATCGGCTACAAAACTCTATTTAGGTCGATGGTTAGTCAAACATGACAAGTTTTCCTTTTGACTAGCTCAAAAACAAAGAActgaaataacaaaaacaaagTACACTATTCTTACCTGCATAACTGATAAAATATCCTTATAGATGTCTTTGCAATTTCCTACCGATTCACTCAGTTTTTTAGGAACGTCTCGAATTAGGAGTGATTCTTGTTGAAGCTCGGAAATCTCTTCCATTAGTCGATTGTTCAATAACAATTGGTTTGCATGACTTCTCTGCAAATTATCAGACAAATAATAGTGTTAAGCTAGGAAGAGATGTAAAACAGAAACCAGGAGTGAAACAAGAGAACAATTTTTTCTTTAAACAGAAACCAGGAGTAATAATTGGTTTACTTCTTTGTTACCCTTGCTATTACATCTTAAAAACATAAGGAAGAATGTCTAATCTATTTTTAGTCAAATGTGATAATGAAAGCCATATAAATAACAGACTGTATTGAAGTAACATTTGGTCACACAACAAGTCAGCTTATTCTAGGAGAACAGGTAATGGAAGTGAAAGTTCCTGTCACATGAATATTTGTATGCATCATCTTATCATCTGTAAATTATCTACAGGATCGGTTATTAACCTGGGGACAATCTCAAAAATGTTAAGGAATGCCGAAAGAACTCTTTAGCGGACATAATGAAATCCGTTAAAAGTTAAAGTCACAATACTTCAATGAAACGGAACATTATGCTACTAACCTCAAGTTCATTTTTTTCTCCAACTGCATTAGCCAATTGCCTCTTCAGATTTTCAATCTCTTCTTTGTAATGCTCGATAGACAAATCCTAATGATTATCAAATACAGCCAAGGTTAAATTATCACCAAGAAAATCATACAAAAAGGTCATATGTTGTCAGCCAATGTGTTCCAGTATCAACAACTAAATGGTCCAAGTTGTGCACATTGTTTTATAATATTCCTTTACCCCCAAAAACTAAAATGGTGTTTCAACTATAGTCTTTTTGCAAACGAAAGAAGCAACTTCCATATTAACAGgcataggaaaaaaaaaactgtgcAGAGGAAGATAGGGAAAGAAAGGAGGAAACAAAATTAAACTCACAGGAGATTCTTCATTCAGTGTCAAGGATTGGACTGTCCTTGCAGGAGTAAACTGAAGGGCATCAAGGTCTACAGTGAAACCATTATTCATTTTCAACCACATGTCCTCATCTGCTACATCGCTAAAATTGTCCACCACAGGACTAAACTCAGCTGGCTGTGAATAATTTGATCTTTTTGCAACAAATCCATTAGGATCCGATTTTAAAGACGGTGTGTGAAAAGAATCTGAATCACGTGAATAATGTTTATCTGCACTTTCTTCCTTTAGATCCTGTATTATAGAACACCGTTCCAGGAAAAACATATTTAATTCTGAGTAAACAAACAGATTATTAAGCACGCTAAAGAACTAATGGAACTAGAAATGAATCAAATGACTGAAACCAAGGCATAATCTGCACTACATTAGGATTACCAAATACGGACCGTGACAGTACTAAAGCCCTTGATTGGATTATAAAACCATTTTCTCAAATCACTTATTAGTGTCTCTTTTGAAGCTCGAAGACTACACGACTAAGATAGCAAATGAACACAAGGATTTCTGCATACAAGTCATGGTGTAAACCACAATTTTTCAGCACATCAAGTATGTAAGTTGGCAGTTTCAAATACAtttgtttttacttttatttAATTTAATAATTGGAGCTGCCACCTTCAAATCACTCACTACTATATTGCAATGATAAAAGTTACTGTGTTGAAATGGCTAGTCTGTGAATTTATAAAAGATGAATCTTTCACTGATTCTACTTTTTGCTAAAAAGGCCAGGTACTCTTCAGCAGCAACAAACTTGGCTTAATCCTTACAATGCTAATACAATACCAAGAAACCTAGGCTACTGTTATTACTTTCAGGATGCAGGACTAAAAGTGTGAGACGAGTGTGTATTAGCTAATAAATATGGGAACTGATGACACTAAAGGACTGAAAAGACTTTTGGAAGCCTAATGTTAGATTCATACCTGAGCTGATCTCTTGTCGTGATCTGAACTCGTAACAAGACTGTTGAAATCATCTAATTTCACCTGTTTCTCACTAATGCACCACCTTTCCCTTTCCTTGTGTGATTTCCTCTCTTCCTCTAGTTCCATTGCTAGCTTCTCGCGCTCTAGTTCATACTGACAAACAAAATGGAACTCAGACAACTAAAGTAGAAACTGCTGACAAACATAGAAGTAAAACCCACCTTAAGCATGTCATTCCGCAGTTTCAAAATCTCTTGCTCTAACACCTCTGACCGAGATCCCTATAAAAGAAACCTTGTCAGTTCATTAGCTTGGAAATTAACAATTGCCATCAAAAACAAGATGAGCCATCACCTGAAGCTTCTCACGAAGCTCCTCTATTTCTAGCTTTTGTCGCTTCAACAACGCTGCATCACTCAGGATCTGTGACAAAATTGACCATGAATTCACAGAAATAAAATAAGGAACACAACTAAGAATGGATGGCTAGGACCAaaagatggagatggaaattagtAATTCTGCTCCAGAAAAACCACAATGATCCCCAAAAGTAGACTATCACCAGAAAAACAAATGAGAACAAGGTATTCATGatgaggaaaagaaaaaacatttttCAGAAAGTACAAAGACAAACCTCGTTAACTTGGGCACAGTTAGTAATGCGTTTCGCTCTGCTAGCAAACTGGAGGGTTCCCTTTGATTCCTCCACGTGAACCTAAACATTAACCATATGGTCAGACCATATTTCTCTATGGGAATCAATAGAAAAAGTTGATAAAAAAGTTTAGTGTACCTCTTCTGGAGCTACTGTACAAATGATCGAAGTTTTTGCATTACCACCGAGAGCAGGCTGTAATATGCGAGTCAATTTACTATCACGATATGGAATATGTCCCCTGAATTACCAATTTCACACCTTTTAGCCAATTGACATTTTCAATAAGAAAAACAAGTCAACTgtttacataagatctaagtacCTTTGCTTAGGGCCTTCACtcaatttgttgattacatttcCAAGAACCAATAAGCTCTTGTTAATGTGTTTTCCTTCCTTCAAACGTATTCCACCAGCTCCAGTTTTAACTATTCGTTCAGAACCAGCTAAATCAACCAGGTTCTGTCCACATGACAAACAACAAGAATTGAGGGCCACAATAACCATCTTAAGATAATAAGCAGGATAAAACATTTGAAATATAAGTTACCAACCAGAACATATACAATTAATTCTCTCATAAAACTTAAGCGATTCAGACGTAACATAATTTCTGAAACAACTAACATACCAAGACAGAGACGCGGATGGCATCCAAATTAGAAATTTCACCAGAATTAGCATTCTTTCCCTTGCTTTCAATAACCTAATTCACATACACAGCAATACTTAGCTTACTTCAAAACGCCAACATTACAAGAAATGAAACTATCTATTGTCAAACTTTATACCGGACCATACCATCCTGAATATAGTGTGAGATCTGCTACTTCTAGCATTCATGTTTGTCTCTCCAAAGTGCCGATTAACTACAATCAAAATATCCCCCATTAGTGATGTGTATACAAACTAATAAGCAGTTAACTAAACCTGGTTATACCATAAAGAGCTCAAACCTTCTCCAGATTCCAGGAGTTTAAGCACTTGTTCAGCGCTATTCACAATTTCTTCACGTAGTCCAGCAACAAAGACTCCACGCTAGGTAACCAAAAACAAATCCAATTCAGAAAAAAGAAACCAATGACAAACAACACCAGTGCAACCCATATAGAACTGAAATTCATATTTTTATAAGCTATATCTCACATCCAAGCTCTCATGGATTTGAAGTTTCTGATTGTCTGGCGCGAAAAGATCATTAATCTCTTCATTGTATATTTCCATATAGGAAACACGAATCAAAAATTCCCGACTTGTCGCCTGAATAATCAGATACTAATAATTagtaaaaccaaaactacaaacaTACAAATGACCACAAATAAACCAGATTTGATGAAAGTAGAAAAAAAACTTCACCACTTCAATATTTTGAAAAACATCTTTAACAGCAAGACTAATGATTCCAGGATCATTCTCAGAACCATTCATGGTATATGTCTTTCCACTGCTTGTCTGCCCATATGCAAATGCAGTTCCTGCAAACAACATCACACAGACAAACATCACATATTCAAATCTTCTAATTTCCACCCAAAATCCCCCCTTTTTCTTCTTGAACATACcaaaaatctcttcttttctctttcatcAAATTATAACCCAAACCCTGGACACACATTCCTACCAAAATGAAGAATTTACACTAGGCACAAATTCCTACCAAGATGAAGAAAACCCTAGACACAAATTCCTACCAAAATGAAGAATTTATACCATTAAAAGAACCCATACAAGAGAAATTTGTTCAAGAAGAATCTGATTTACCATTGAATCCCTCAACTGCTGCTAGAATGATATCTTTAGTGAGAAGCTCATAAACCCCAGAATTGGTACTATTTTGATCAAACACATGATCTGCAAATCAcaaatcaaaaaaattcaaacCCATCTAACTACAAACTCAAGAAATAAAAAATGAACGAAATTTCTAAGGAGAGTCCGTGAGAGATACCGAAGGCGTAAGAGGCGCCAGGTACAGGGGTGCCAAGAGGTTTATGGAGTGAAATACGGTTACTTTCAACGTTCCAGTGGTTTCCATTAGAGGTGTTGTTGTCCTGTGTAGTTGATGTTGGTGGTCTAACCCTAACTGCGACACAAATCTTCTCCATTTCCTTCGTTTctgtgtgagagagagagagagagattcaaTTTTTGTTCAGTTTGAAAAAGagggctttttatttttattttattttcttccgCTTTACATTTGAGATTTGAATTTTTGAatgttgagagagagagagagagtgatgTTTCCGCCCTGAATTTTCCTTTTTCCACCCTAACTCTGTCGTTTCTCTATATCCGACTGGTATTTCCGCCCTAAAATGTTTTAgcgttaaaaataaaaaataataaaaatgaagggCGTAGACACACCGAATTTATTCCCCGaaaggtgatgagtgccaaatattgtatatatctatccctttttgttggcattttaactcatcttttgtgcattaattctacatattatcccatattctgtattttcagtgttttcaagaataaatatttttattaattaattttgtatttttaggtaataaataaagttcggatgagtcgcggagcgaaaagagcagaaaagtagtgaaaagccgggagaaattacgcaaggaagccgcgaagaatggtgcgcacaacctcattttctacacacaaaagcgcctccgttctcagccgtcagatcagttcccagaagcatccgatggtcgctccttcatagagcatcaaaatctgaagtctctgccaagcaccacagcgctgaaatttcaagccttcagattagatggtagttgaatccaacggtcgctctcttgctgtgcatcgaagtttgatatctccgcctaacactacaacacctaactccatctggcgtcgttgattttgttgtattatataatccgcggtcgctacaaacttcacttcatctcaccgtccgattgatctttcatctccctatcccacggctcagcgtcgcagatcatcaaactagatacactcgcctcacaccctagcgaccgagcacctacacctcaaacaaacgcacccttcccttctccatcgaaccatctcctccatcaccccctctgcagaaccgccatgccccgtaccaccaccatgtccatctccatcaccaccacctcaccccaaatcactccactaatttctccccaactctattctacctaaacccatcacgtaccatctctttaatcatcatttacaacctcaatttctcatctctctgcctgaaaccctaggtgagaaattggtgatataaatgatgattaaagcatcaattggagctcgagaggaacgagaagaagcaggagaagagtgggtcgacgagatggagcgagtatctcatcaacagtaggtaaatcaatttcaccaaaccctagttctactgttttgggtgaaaattgggggaaagccctaatgatgtaattgactataaattgggactatgggttgtgttagaagacatgttgggattagcccacatccaggactttcatgtcctgttagtttcattttaatttcaattgttcctgcacttttaattgctcctgttagttgcattgttaattttaattgcacttgttcttgttcttgggTTAGTTCAATGTGTGATATTCTTGTTAGTTTACtgttgttagttcactgttagttcaccatgttaGT includes the following:
- the LOC113285936 gene encoding uncharacterized protein LOC113285936, producing the protein MASSSSMLPKTNQVKRLSELLEEEQEPFVLHVYLSERGYSKTSSGNSKGGNSSKDLKRLSDYELSNRRRKKKNKHYPSKVLRSVLNKLITSVYHHHDNRKAAPVNYNSRSNVDMDNRFSSASSMTLFESSSEADTEELSAELLYQVNSVSALTSSADNYKHNLTQQAQNEIPVRRVNQWGCMDETKQHSPVSVLEEILFDEVQPSPRTTSRKKKIKSNFIRQEKKSVITDESIFSASLWESLVHTLTEKQGSSSSSSSNCLKTKRVLEQTKQLLFDCVRETVENYSNQGGKIVSTSDSVRVHCGHERVLLGSEDIGKIISEKICLWGKQAGNLTNITQLVKSDLSKREEEEEEYWKETPQAQIRESIGVEIGDEILEDIKNEIVIELIQNFELSK
- the LOC113288502 gene encoding kinesin-like protein KIN-7N codes for the protein MEKICVAVRVRPPTSTTQDNNTSNGNHWNVESNRISLHKPLGTPVPGASYAFDHVFDQNSTNSGVYELLTKDIILAAVEGFNGTAFAYGQTSSGKTYTMNGSENDPGIISLAVKDVFQNIEVATSREFLIRVSYMEIYNEEINDLFAPDNQKLQIHESLDRGVFVAGLREEIVNSAEQVLKLLESGEVNRHFGETNMNARSSRSHTIFRMVIESKGKNANSGEISNLDAIRVSVLNLVDLAGSERIVKTGAGGIRLKEGKHINKSLLVLGNVINKLSEGPKQRGHIPYRDSKLTRILQPALGGNAKTSIICTVAPEEVHVEESKGTLQFASRAKRITNCAQVNEILSDAALLKRQKLEIEELREKLQGSRSEVLEQEILKLRNDMLKYELEREKLAMELEEERKSHKERERWCISEKQVKLDDFNSLVTSSDHDKRSAQDLKEESADKHYSRDSDSFHTPSLKSDPNGFVAKRSNYSQPAEFSPVVDNFSDVADEDMWLKMNNGFTVDLDALQFTPARTVQSLTLNEESPDLSIEHYKEEIENLKRQLANAVGEKNELERSHANQLLLNNRLMEEISELQQESLLIRDVPKKLSESVGNCKDIYKDILSVMQSFVADEKSLTSKLLSTTSEIGVQLFSSLETQFFIAADGHNVSISENSLVQEQGKVIFERLNETISSLVASQTITSSEQKESALEDARKEGISNELDSIKESYHILESKFKLNHQLLEDCKERFCNLEKECNILKEEKTSLCQKLTISDKKLDIVHDQYEKISKDLNTETQRRKKLEEEITQFSKAFSHRQVSFRSFNNELKSRIENLRAPS